Proteins co-encoded in one Sphingopyxis sp. BE259 genomic window:
- a CDS encoding FAD-dependent oxidoreductase: protein MVTPADVNHTFSDAELQELLAFGTVESHRAGDLIIEEGAMAPDCIITLSGHTDIFASTDEGRKRVGWMERGQFAGDLSVLTGQRHLSRVEMGADGEILRIKHADFQRLIAGNSHYSDIFVRVLSARREFSNQRGFAVTIVIGAAMDRSVYALRDLLMKHGVAHRWFDPVDGPVAGHLMGERNINGEQLPVVILGAADVLVQPTPEQLAAALGLDLLPDGSTADVIVVGSGPGGLAAAVYAASEGLTVIGLDALAPGGQAGTSSKIENYLGFPTGISGNELARRATVQAQKFGARLVAPVRGTAIMRDEDVYCLHLADGRKLRSRAVVVASGAQYQRLPIEGIEAYEGRGIYYGATPMEAQLCGNAEVTVVGSGNSAGQGAIYLAGVAKKVYVIFRRKSLRETMSEYLVRRLEDHPNIEIIPSTDVVALHGDDGLAGLTYRDRETGEEGHCDCRFLFLFLGASPNTGWLPKEMVCDERGFVKTGADISPMELVKAGWSLDRMPSRYETSWPRIYAIGDVRKGSVKRVASSVGEGSVVVSDIHQALAEVGADLN from the coding sequence ATGGTTACTCCTGCTGATGTGAATCATACTTTCTCTGATGCCGAGCTGCAGGAACTGCTGGCGTTCGGTACGGTCGAATCGCATCGCGCTGGCGATCTGATCATCGAAGAGGGCGCAATGGCGCCCGATTGCATCATCACCCTGTCGGGCCATACCGATATTTTTGCGTCCACCGACGAAGGTCGGAAGCGCGTCGGGTGGATGGAGCGCGGGCAGTTCGCGGGCGATCTGTCGGTGCTGACCGGGCAGCGGCATCTGTCGCGGGTCGAAATGGGCGCCGATGGCGAGATATTGCGGATCAAGCACGCCGATTTCCAGCGGCTGATCGCCGGCAATTCGCATTATTCGGACATTTTCGTGCGGGTGCTTTCGGCGCGGCGCGAGTTCAGCAACCAGCGCGGTTTTGCGGTGACGATTGTGATCGGCGCCGCAATGGATCGCAGTGTCTATGCGCTGCGCGACCTGCTTATGAAGCATGGCGTTGCACATCGCTGGTTCGACCCCGTCGACGGGCCGGTGGCCGGACACCTGATGGGCGAGCGCAATATCAACGGGGAGCAACTTCCAGTCGTCATCCTCGGTGCCGCCGATGTGCTGGTCCAGCCGACGCCCGAACAGCTCGCGGCAGCGCTCGGGCTCGACCTGCTTCCCGATGGCTCGACCGCCGATGTCATCGTCGTGGGTAGCGGGCCGGGCGGGTTGGCGGCGGCGGTCTATGCGGCGTCCGAAGGGCTGACGGTCATCGGGCTCGACGCGCTCGCGCCGGGCGGACAGGCCGGAACATCGTCAAAGATCGAGAACTACCTCGGCTTTCCGACCGGCATTTCGGGCAATGAGCTGGCGCGGCGCGCGACGGTGCAGGCGCAGAAGTTCGGCGCGCGGCTGGTCGCGCCGGTGCGCGGCACGGCGATCATGCGTGACGAGGACGTCTATTGCCTTCATCTGGCCGACGGGCGCAAGCTCCGCAGCCGCGCGGTAGTCGTCGCTTCGGGCGCGCAATATCAGCGCCTGCCGATCGAGGGGATCGAGGCTTATGAAGGGCGCGGCATCTATTATGGCGCGACCCCGATGGAAGCGCAGCTGTGCGGCAACGCCGAGGTCACGGTCGTCGGCTCGGGCAATTCGGCGGGGCAGGGGGCGATCTATCTCGCGGGCGTTGCCAAGAAGGTCTATGTCATTTTTCGCCGCAAGAGCCTGCGCGAAACGATGTCCGAATATCTGGTCAGGCGGCTCGAAGACCATCCGAACATCGAGATCATCCCGTCGACTGACGTGGTCGCGCTGCATGGCGACGACGGGCTCGCCGGGCTTACCTATCGTGACCGCGAGACCGGCGAGGAAGGCCATTGCGACTGCCGCTTCCTGTTCCTGTTCCTCGGCGCCAGCCCGAACACCGGCTGGTTGCCAAAGGAAATGGTGTGCGACGAGCGCGGCTTTGTGAAAACAGGTGCCGACATTTCGCCAATGGAACTGGTGAAGGCGGGCTGGTCGCTCGACCGGATGCCCAGCCGGTACGAGACGAGTTGGCCGCGCATCTATGCCATCGGCGATGTCCGCAAGGGATCGGTGAAGCGCGTCGCGTCGTCGGTCGGCGAGGGGTCGGTGGTGGTCAGCGACATTCATCAGGCGCTGGCGGAGGTCGGCGCGGACCTCAACTGA
- the hemA gene encoding 5-aminolevulinate synthase, translating into MNYNDIFARAIDRLHEEGRYRVFIDILRNRGAFPNARCFAGHNGPKPITVWCSNDYLAMGQHPKVVEAMEAALHDVGAGSGGTRNIGGNTHYHIDLEHELADLHGKDGALLFTSGYISNEATLGTLGKLLPNCIIYSDELNHASMIAGIRNSGCEKRVWRHNDLAHLEELMAQDDPEAAKLIAFESVYSMDGDVAPIHAICDLAEKYNALTYCDEVHAVGMYGPRGGGITDRDEAADRVTIIEGTLGKAFGVMGGYIAADKNIIDVIRSYAPGFIFTTSLSPVLVAGVLASVRHLKQSSVEREAQQAAAAYLKASFRDAGLPVMDSTTHIVPLMVGDPVRAKKISDILLAEYGVYVQPINFPTVPRGTERLRFTPGPAHDEAMMRDLTEALVEIWGRLELGLAKAA; encoded by the coding sequence TTGAACTATAACGACATCTTCGCTCGCGCGATCGACCGGCTGCATGAAGAGGGGCGCTACCGCGTCTTCATCGACATCCTGCGCAACCGCGGCGCCTTTCCGAACGCACGCTGTTTTGCAGGGCACAATGGCCCCAAGCCGATCACCGTCTGGTGTTCGAACGACTATCTTGCGATGGGTCAGCATCCGAAGGTCGTCGAAGCGATGGAAGCGGCGTTGCACGACGTCGGCGCCGGTTCGGGCGGCACCCGCAACATCGGCGGCAACACCCATTACCATATCGACCTCGAGCATGAGCTTGCCGACCTGCACGGCAAAGACGGCGCTCTGCTGTTCACGTCGGGCTATATCTCCAATGAGGCGACGCTCGGCACGCTTGGCAAATTGCTGCCGAACTGCATCATCTATTCGGACGAATTGAACCACGCCTCGATGATCGCGGGCATTCGCAATTCGGGCTGCGAAAAGCGGGTGTGGCGCCACAACGACCTCGCCCATCTCGAAGAATTGATGGCGCAGGACGATCCCGAAGCCGCCAAGCTGATCGCTTTTGAAAGCGTCTATTCGATGGACGGCGACGTCGCCCCGATCCACGCGATCTGCGATCTCGCCGAAAAATACAACGCTCTCACCTATTGCGACGAAGTCCATGCCGTCGGCATGTACGGCCCGCGCGGCGGCGGCATTACCGACCGCGACGAGGCCGCCGACCGGGTGACGATCATAGAGGGGACGCTGGGCAAGGCGTTCGGCGTCATGGGCGGCTACATCGCCGCCGACAAGAATATCATCGACGTCATCCGCAGCTATGCGCCGGGCTTCATCTTCACGACCAGCCTGTCGCCGGTGCTCGTCGCCGGGGTACTCGCCAGCGTTCGCCACTTGAAGCAATCGAGCGTCGAGCGCGAAGCGCAGCAAGCCGCCGCCGCCTATCTCAAGGCGAGCTTCCGCGACGCCGGTCTGCCGGTGATGGATTCGACGACACACATTGTGCCGTTGATGGTCGGCGATCCGGTGCGCGCGAAAAAGATCAGCGACATATTGCTCGCCGAATATGGCGTTTACGTCCAGCCGATCAATTTCCCGACCGTGCCGCGCGGCACCGAACGGCTGCGCTTCACCCCCGGGCCAGCGCATGACGAAGCGATGATGCGCGACCTGACCGAGGCGCTGGTGGAAATCTGGGGCCGGTTGGAACTGGGGCTGGCGAAAGCCGCGTGA
- a CDS encoding nitroreductase has protein sequence MSDAIGFDDVVTGRRSIRGFLDKSVPKALIAEVIEIAMRAPSSYNNQCWNFSVVTGAPLDAIRRGNTDGILAGKPDSREFRTFTVVPDEHRGRQIEVAKQLFGAMGIERDDKDGRQDWVLRGFRQFDAPVSIVVTYDRVLLGSDIAPFDCGAVTNALVNAAWSRGLGCVINSQGIMQSPVVREHAKIPDDQVIMICVALGWPDEDFPANAVVSNRKSVEAAARFVGFDEA, from the coding sequence GTGAGCGACGCGATCGGTTTTGACGACGTCGTGACGGGACGCCGCTCGATCCGCGGCTTTCTGGACAAGTCTGTCCCCAAAGCCCTGATTGCGGAGGTCATCGAGATCGCGATGCGCGCGCCCTCGTCCTACAACAATCAGTGCTGGAATTTTTCGGTCGTCACCGGCGCCCCGCTCGACGCGATCCGCCGCGGCAACACCGACGGCATTTTGGCGGGAAAGCCCGACAGCCGAGAATTTCGGACCTTCACCGTCGTTCCCGACGAGCATCGCGGCCGCCAGATCGAAGTCGCCAAACAATTGTTTGGAGCGATGGGCATCGAGCGCGACGACAAGGACGGGCGGCAGGATTGGGTGCTGCGCGGCTTTCGCCAGTTCGACGCGCCGGTCAGCATCGTCGTCACCTACGATCGCGTTCTGCTCGGCAGCGACATCGCGCCGTTCGATTGCGGCGCCGTCACCAACGCGCTGGTCAACGCCGCCTGGTCGCGCGGGCTCGGCTGCGTGATCAACAGCCAGGGCATCATGCAAAGCCCGGTGGTGCGCGAACACGCCAAAATCCCCGACGATCAGGTGATCATGATCTGCGTCGCGCTCGGCTGGCCCGACGAAGACTTTCCCGCCAATGCGGTGGTGTCCAACCGCAAAAGCGTCGAGGCCGCAGCGCGGTTCGTGGGGTTCGACGAAGCCTGA
- a CDS encoding anti-sigma factor domain-containing protein produces MDDHLTPAEERDALAAELGLGLLEGSARADALRLSLSDPAFAALVAAWEAKLAPLHGEWADAEPSAAVWSSIERQLADAPADKVVAIETRLRRWRAGALLSGAVAAALAFVLITQLVPTPTPDAPQLAVARIESDAAGPLVLARYNQSNGLMQLRIHGFEPGTLAPELWVIPEGGPPVSLGQIGHAGEAQMTMPPPHRLLMTEGATLAITMEPVSKTPHPAPSGVAVASGKIITI; encoded by the coding sequence ATGGATGACCATCTGACGCCTGCCGAGGAACGCGACGCACTCGCCGCTGAACTGGGGCTGGGCCTGCTCGAAGGGTCGGCGCGCGCCGATGCATTGCGGCTGTCGCTCAGCGATCCGGCTTTCGCCGCGCTTGTAGCGGCGTGGGAAGCGAAGCTGGCGCCGCTGCACGGCGAGTGGGCCGATGCCGAACCTAGTGCTGCAGTATGGAGCAGCATAGAGCGGCAGCTGGCGGATGCCCCCGCCGATAAGGTTGTTGCAATCGAAACGCGCCTGCGTCGTTGGCGCGCCGGGGCGCTGTTGTCGGGTGCTGTCGCAGCCGCGCTGGCATTTGTGCTCATCACCCAGCTGGTGCCGACGCCGACCCCCGATGCACCGCAACTCGCGGTGGCGCGGATCGAGAGCGACGCGGCGGGGCCGTTGGTGCTGGCGCGCTATAACCAGAGCAATGGGCTGATGCAGCTACGTATCCACGGCTTTGAACCCGGAACGCTGGCGCCCGAGCTGTGGGTCATCCCCGAGGGCGGCCCGCCCGTCTCGCTTGGCCAGATTGGTCATGCGGGAGAGGCCCAAATGACGATGCCGCCGCCGCACCGTCTGTTGATGACCGAAGGTGCAACGCTGGCGATCACGATGGAGCCGGTGTCAAAGACGCCGCATCCGGCGCCGAGCGGCGTTGCGGTGGCTTCGGGAAAAATCATCACGATCTGA
- a CDS encoding pyridoxal-phosphate dependent enzyme, whose protein sequence is MTQQSPDPLLSPNRAPTLAGVERAAAKVAELLPLTPLLPMEVDGRTIWCKAECLQPVGAFKIRGAWHRLTDLSPEDAAAGVVGVSSGNHAQGVAWAAKRLGIAATIVMPSNAPKMKLAATRALGAEVILYDRVTESRDAVAAKLLEDRGGTLVHAYGDPWIIEGQGSAGIEARAQLAARGLAGPDKVIACCGGGGLSAGLALACPDAEIIAVEPEGWDDVTRSLAAGKILAVEDLAYPTECDALQTPQTWPINFAVLQARGVRGVVVTREEVRHAMRVAFERLHLVVEPGGAAALAAVLAGKVELGEATLVTLSGGNVDPQHYAEILTG, encoded by the coding sequence ATGACACAGCAAAGCCCCGATCCCCTCTTGAGCCCGAACCGCGCCCCGACGCTGGCGGGCGTCGAACGCGCTGCCGCCAAGGTCGCCGAACTGCTGCCTTTGACCCCCTTGTTGCCGATGGAGGTCGATGGCCGGACGATCTGGTGCAAGGCCGAATGCCTGCAACCCGTGGGGGCATTCAAGATTCGCGGCGCCTGGCACCGCCTCACCGATCTGAGCCCCGAAGACGCGGCGGCGGGCGTGGTCGGGGTGTCCAGCGGCAACCACGCGCAGGGGGTTGCGTGGGCGGCGAAACGGCTGGGCATCGCGGCGACGATCGTGATGCCCAGCAATGCGCCGAAGATGAAACTGGCGGCAACGCGCGCGCTAGGCGCCGAGGTCATACTGTACGACCGGGTGACCGAGTCGCGCGATGCAGTCGCTGCAAAGCTGCTCGAGGATCGCGGCGGAACGCTGGTCCATGCCTATGGCGATCCGTGGATCATTGAGGGGCAGGGCAGTGCCGGGATCGAGGCGCGCGCGCAGCTGGCGGCGCGAGGCCTTGCCGGGCCCGATAAAGTGATCGCATGCTGCGGCGGTGGCGGATTGTCCGCCGGGCTGGCGCTGGCTTGCCCCGACGCCGAGATTATCGCGGTCGAACCCGAAGGCTGGGACGATGTGACGCGCAGCCTGGCGGCGGGAAAAATTCTGGCTGTCGAGGATCTGGCCTATCCGACCGAATGCGATGCCTTGCAGACGCCGCAGACATGGCCGATCAATTTTGCGGTATTGCAGGCGCGCGGCGTTCGCGGGGTGGTCGTGACGCGCGAGGAGGTGCGCCATGCGATGCGCGTCGCATTCGAACGGCTACATCTGGTCGTCGAACCCGGCGGCGCGGCGGCGCTGGCGGCTGTGCTGGCAGGCAAGGTGGAATTGGGCGAAGCGACACTGGTCACCCTGTCAGGCGGGAATGTCGATCCGCAGCATTATGCGGAGATACTGACGGGGTAA
- a CDS encoding N(4)-(beta-N-acetylglucosaminyl)-L-asparaginase, whose translation MATDDRGISRRTFGVGAAGLATLGASQASAKPAKPKTIPTGQPFILTTWDFGPGANAVGWPILAGGGSALDVVESAINHVELLGDYWVGAGGVPNEVGETTLDAMIMWGPTHDAGAVGCLKRVKKAISVARKVMEETQHSLIVGDDATRFAARVGFTETSLTSVVSQQAWDKWAAKGEKTNAFAPEPIGKNPKLAGHDTVGSIALDAAGNLCVGCSTNGREFKIPGRVGDSPIIGAGAYVDQAIGAAVATGNGDVMMRFLPTYHVVELMRGGMAPQAAAEATIRRIVDAGYEIDGGIAVIRRDGRHGGAKTGWKDTPFSYSVQTAAGNVKVPVA comes from the coding sequence ATGGCAACAGATGATCGGGGCATTTCACGGCGGACGTTCGGGGTCGGCGCGGCAGGACTGGCCACCCTCGGCGCGTCACAGGCGTCGGCGAAACCGGCAAAGCCGAAAACGATCCCGACGGGCCAGCCCTTCATCCTGACGACATGGGACTTCGGCCCCGGCGCCAACGCCGTCGGCTGGCCGATTCTCGCAGGCGGCGGTTCGGCGCTCGACGTCGTCGAATCCGCAATCAACCATGTCGAACTGCTTGGCGATTATTGGGTCGGCGCCGGAGGCGTTCCGAACGAGGTCGGCGAGACCACCCTCGATGCGATGATCATGTGGGGGCCGACGCACGATGCGGGCGCGGTCGGTTGCCTCAAGCGCGTAAAGAAAGCGATCTCGGTCGCGCGCAAGGTGATGGAGGAAACCCAGCACAGCCTGATCGTCGGCGACGATGCGACGCGCTTTGCGGCGCGTGTTGGCTTTACCGAAACCTCGCTGACCAGCGTCGTGTCGCAGCAGGCGTGGGACAAATGGGCCGCCAAGGGCGAGAAAACCAACGCGTTCGCTCCCGAACCGATCGGAAAAAATCCGAAACTCGCCGGACATGACACGGTCGGCAGCATCGCGCTCGATGCCGCGGGCAATTTGTGCGTCGGCTGCTCGACCAACGGGCGCGAGTTCAAGATCCCGGGCCGCGTCGGCGATTCGCCGATCATCGGCGCGGGTGCCTATGTCGATCAGGCGATCGGCGCCGCAGTCGCGACGGGCAACGGCGATGTGATGATGCGGTTCCTGCCAACCTATCATGTCGTCGAACTGATGCGCGGCGGGATGGCCCCCCAGGCGGCGGCGGAGGCCACGATCCGGCGTATTGTCGATGCTGGATATGAAATCGACGGCGGCATCGCGGTCATCCGCCGCGACGGTAGGCACGGCGGCGCCAAGACCGGGTGGAAGGATACGCCGTTCAGCTATTCGGTCCAGACTGCGGCCGGAAATGTCAAAGTGCCCGTGGCATAG
- a CDS encoding fasciclin domain-containing protein, giving the protein MMVAGGGVALANPMVGGAAMYETKNIVENAVNSKDHTTLVAAVQAAGLVDTLASPGPFTVFAPTNAAFAKLPAGTVDTLLKPENKGTLTAVLTYHVVPGTLTAADLAANAKANGGKAVLTTVQGAKLTVWGKDGKWYVTDAKGGQAQITIADVKQSNGVIHVVDGVLLPG; this is encoded by the coding sequence ATGATGGTTGCCGGGGGCGGCGTCGCGCTCGCCAACCCGATGGTTGGCGGTGCCGCGATGTATGAGACGAAAAACATCGTCGAAAATGCCGTCAATTCAAAGGATCACACGACGCTGGTCGCCGCGGTGCAGGCCGCTGGCCTGGTCGATACGCTTGCCAGCCCAGGTCCGTTCACCGTGTTCGCCCCGACCAATGCCGCGTTCGCCAAGCTGCCTGCGGGCACTGTCGACACGCTGCTGAAGCCTGAAAACAAGGGCACTCTGACCGCAGTGCTGACCTATCACGTCGTGCCCGGCACCCTGACCGCCGCCGATCTGGCCGCCAATGCCAAGGCGAACGGCGGCAAGGCCGTGCTGACCACGGTTCAGGGCGCCAAGCTGACCGTGTGGGGCAAGGATGGCAAATGGTATGTGACCGACGCCAAGGGCGGCCAGGCGCAGATCACCATCGCCGACGTGAAGCAGTCGAACGGCGTCATCCATGTCGTCGACGGCGTATTGCTGCCGGGCTAA
- a CDS encoding sigma-70 family RNA polymerase sigma factor has protein sequence MQWSSGADEARTRLAAALAMVGRGDRAALRQVYDMTAAKLFGICLRICGERASAEDVLQTVYIKVWERAGQFDAGRASPITWLATIARNAAIDWRRSVAGRAIRDTLPEQAALAVADDAPRADQSLVAAEEGEQLHRCLGELEDRTRLCIRAAFFDGSTYAELAERENVPLGTMKSWIRRGLLRLKDCLGDG, from the coding sequence ATGCAATGGTCATCAGGTGCCGACGAGGCGCGAACGCGACTGGCGGCGGCATTGGCGATGGTCGGACGCGGCGACCGCGCGGCGCTGCGCCAAGTCTATGACATGACCGCCGCGAAACTATTTGGAATTTGCCTCCGTATCTGCGGTGAGAGGGCCAGCGCGGAGGATGTTTTGCAGACCGTCTATATCAAGGTGTGGGAGCGCGCGGGGCAGTTCGATGCCGGGCGCGCCAGCCCGATCACCTGGCTGGCGACGATCGCGCGCAACGCCGCGATCGACTGGCGGCGGTCGGTTGCGGGCCGGGCGATTCGCGACACCCTGCCCGAACAAGCGGCCTTGGCGGTGGCCGACGATGCACCGCGCGCCGACCAGTCGCTGGTGGCGGCGGAGGAGGGCGAGCAGTTGCACCGCTGCTTGGGCGAACTCGAAGATCGCACCCGCTTGTGCATCCGCGCTGCCTTTTTCGACGGATCGACCTATGCCGAGCTGGCCGAACGCGAAAATGTGCCGCTGGGGACGATGAAAAGCTGGATACGGCGCGGGTTGCTGCGCCTGAAGGATTGTCTTGGCGATGGATGA
- a CDS encoding carboxynorspermidine decarboxylase, whose amino-acid sequence METRAGDPGAFAHFDLTRVPSPAFVVDAAKIRANLSVLRHIGDASGARVLAALKAFSMWSLGRTVTEYLDGVCASGLYEAKLGREEYGGADGDKEVATYCAGYKEADLPEIAALSDHLIFNSPGQIARFRPLLDDLRAQGATFDVGLRINPMHSEGETPKYDPAAPCSRLGFPVTQLLPEHMQGIDGIHMHSLCEQDFPPLQRTWEAVQPMLRPFFGQLKWINFGGGHHVTRADYQVDDLIAFLKQVRAATDCDVMIEPGEAIALDAGILVGEILDLFDNGMPIGITDISATCHMPDVIEAPYRPAMLGEGDEGMPVRLGGPSCLAGDVIGDYRVPGGARIGERFAFLDQAHYSMVKTNTFNGVPLPSIWLWDSETDELKLIREFGYEDFKTRLS is encoded by the coding sequence ATGGAAACCAGAGCCGGCGACCCCGGGGCTTTTGCCCATTTCGACCTCACCCGCGTCCCCTCGCCCGCCTTTGTCGTGGATGCGGCAAAGATACGCGCCAATCTCTCGGTGCTGCGCCATATCGGCGATGCGTCGGGTGCGCGGGTACTCGCGGCGCTAAAGGCGTTTTCCATGTGGTCGCTGGGTCGCACCGTTACCGAATATCTCGACGGTGTCTGCGCCTCGGGGCTCTACGAGGCGAAGCTCGGCCGCGAGGAATATGGCGGCGCGGACGGGGACAAAGAGGTCGCGACCTATTGCGCCGGCTACAAGGAAGCCGACCTGCCCGAAATCGCGGCGCTGTCGGATCACCTCATCTTCAATTCGCCGGGGCAGATCGCCCGGTTTCGTCCGCTGCTGGATGACCTTCGCGCACAAGGGGCGACGTTCGACGTCGGTCTGCGGATCAACCCGATGCACAGCGAGGGCGAAACGCCGAAATACGACCCGGCGGCGCCGTGCAGCCGCCTGGGCTTTCCGGTCACCCAGCTGCTGCCCGAGCATATGCAGGGCATCGACGGCATTCATATGCATAGCCTGTGCGAACAGGATTTCCCGCCGCTCCAGCGCACTTGGGAAGCCGTGCAGCCGATGCTGCGGCCCTTCTTTGGCCAGCTCAAATGGATCAACTTCGGTGGTGGCCATCATGTGACACGCGCCGATTATCAGGTCGACGATCTGATCGCGTTCCTGAAACAGGTGCGCGCCGCGACCGACTGCGACGTGATGATCGAACCCGGTGAAGCGATCGCACTCGACGCTGGCATTCTTGTCGGAGAGATTCTCGACCTGTTCGACAATGGCATGCCGATCGGCATCACCGATATTTCGGCGACCTGCCACATGCCCGATGTCATCGAAGCGCCCTATCGCCCGGCGATGCTGGGCGAAGGCGATGAGGGGATGCCGGTGCGCCTTGGTGGCCCCTCATGCCTCGCGGGCGACGTCATCGGCGACTACCGCGTCCCCGGCGGCGCCCGCATCGGCGAGCGTTTCGCTTTCCTCGACCAAGCGCATTATTCGATGGTCAAAACCAACACCTTCAACGGCGTCCCGCTGCCGTCGATCTGGCTCTGGGACAGTGAGACTGACGAGCTCAAGCTGATCCGCGAGTTCGGGTATGAGGATTTCAAGACGCGCCTCAGTTGA
- a CDS encoding DMT family protein translates to MTAYLAPIGLLIISNIFMTFAWYGHLGDVSRPLWLAVLIAWGIAFFEYCLAVPANRIGYGVYTAAELKTLQEVITLVIFAGFAVFWLGEKLTVNHLVGFGFIAAGAFFIFKGPIAA, encoded by the coding sequence ATGACCGCCTATCTCGCCCCGATCGGGCTGCTGATCATCTCGAACATTTTCATGACCTTTGCCTGGTATGGGCATCTGGGTGATGTATCGCGGCCGTTGTGGCTCGCGGTGCTGATCGCGTGGGGCATCGCCTTCTTCGAATATTGCCTCGCGGTGCCCGCCAACCGCATCGGCTATGGCGTCTACACCGCCGCCGAACTCAAGACCTTGCAGGAAGTCATCACCCTGGTCATATTCGCAGGGTTCGCGGTCTTCTGGCTCGGTGAGAAGCTCACCGTGAACCATCTCGTCGGCTTTGGCTTTATCGCGGCGGGCGCCTTTTTCATCTTCAAGGGACCGATTGCGGCCTGA
- a CDS encoding saccharopine dehydrogenase family protein, with the protein MSKVLVIGAGGVGSVAVHKMAMNADIFPDITLASRRKFKCDAVAESVKARTGVTIKTAEVDADHIDATAALIREIGATHVVNLALPYQDLTIMEACLSTGAHYMDTANYEPRDEAKFEYHWQWAYHDRFKDAGLMALLGSGFDPGVTSVFTTWLKKHHFARIDTLDILDCNGGDHGQHFATNFNPEINIREVTAVARHWENGDWVETPPMSVKQKFDFEAVGEKTMYLMYHEEIESLKTHLPEIQRIRFWMTFGEAYITHLNVLQNVGMTRIDPVIYEGREIIPLQFLKAVLPEPSSLGETTKGKTNIGVIATGLGQDGKEKTLYLYNICDHEDAYAETGNQAVSYTTGVPAMIGAAMMVTNTWGGDGVFNMEQMDPDPFMAMLNDHGLPWQVKELDGPLDF; encoded by the coding sequence ATGAGCAAGGTTCTGGTGATCGGCGCGGGTGGCGTCGGTTCGGTCGCGGTGCACAAAATGGCGATGAACGCCGACATTTTTCCCGACATCACACTGGCCAGCCGCCGCAAGTTCAAATGCGACGCGGTCGCCGAATCGGTCAAGGCACGCACCGGCGTCACGATCAAGACTGCCGAAGTCGATGCCGACCATATCGACGCCACTGCGGCGCTGATCCGCGAAATCGGCGCAACGCATGTCGTGAACCTGGCCCTGCCCTATCAGGATCTGACGATCATGGAAGCATGCCTGTCCACCGGCGCCCACTATATGGACACCGCGAATTACGAGCCGCGCGACGAGGCGAAGTTCGAATATCATTGGCAGTGGGCGTATCACGACCGGTTCAAGGATGCGGGGCTGATGGCGCTGCTCGGCTCGGGCTTCGACCCCGGCGTGACCAGCGTGTTCACGACCTGGCTGAAGAAACATCACTTCGCGCGCATCGACACGCTCGACATTCTCGATTGCAACGGCGGCGATCATGGCCAGCATTTTGCGACCAACTTCAACCCCGAGATCAACATCCGCGAAGTGACAGCGGTTGCGCGGCATTGGGAAAATGGCGACTGGGTCGAAACCCCGCCGATGTCGGTGAAGCAAAAATTCGACTTCGAAGCGGTCGGCGAAAAGACGATGTACCTCATGTATCATGAGGAGATCGAAAGCCTGAAAACGCACCTCCCCGAAATCCAGCGCATCCGCTTCTGGATGACCTTTGGCGAGGCCTATATCACCCACCTCAATGTGCTCCAGAACGTCGGCATGACGCGCATCGACCCGGTGATCTACGAAGGACGCGAGATCATTCCGCTGCAATTCCTGAAAGCCGTGCTGCCCGAACCGTCGAGCCTGGGCGAGACCACCAAGGGCAAGACCAACATCGGCGTCATCGCCACCGGTCTGGGTCAGGACGGCAAGGAAAAGACGCTCTACCTCTACAACATCTGCGACCATGAGGACGCCTATGCCGAAACCGGCAATCAGGCGGTCAGCTACACCACCGGCGTCCCCGCGATGATCGGTGCGGCGATGATGGTTACGAATACGTGGGGCGGCGACGGGGTGTTCAACATGGAGCAGATGGACCCCGATCCGTTCATGGCCATGCTGAATGATCACGGCCTGCCTTGGCAGGTGAAAGAACTGGACGGGCCGCTAGATTTCTAA